The proteins below are encoded in one region of Xenopus laevis strain J_2021 chromosome 8L, Xenopus_laevis_v10.1, whole genome shotgun sequence:
- the LOC121396914 gene encoding regulator of cell cycle RGCC-like isoform X2 — MCQNTQCLLQRTHQGMERKVSLGEDLTHILREFNDALEDFSKGPCESDDLLKQLKEQQTSYDRGLGDSSTSSSQGNSLNTSEENLNQSMASARQHPNAKLGDTRELENYIADLDKVLDDL; from the exons ATGTGTCAGAACACACAGTGCCTGCTACAGAGGACACATCAAGGCATGGAAAGGAAAG TGTCCCTAGGTGAGGATCTTACCCATATACTAAGGGAGTTCAATGATGCCCTGGAGGACTTCTCAAAGGGTCCTTGTGAGTCTGATGATTTGTTAAAACAACTAAAAGAGCAACAGACATCCTATGACAGAGGTCTTGGTGACTCAA GTACGAGTTCTTCACAAGGAAACAGTCTCAACACAAGTGAAGAGAACTTAAACCAATCGATGGCCAGTGCAAGACAGCACCCTAATG CAAAACTTGGGGACACAAGGGAGCTGGAAAATTATATAGCCGATCTGGATAAAGTCCTGGATG ATCTCTGA
- the LOC121396914 gene encoding regulator of cell cycle RGCC-like isoform X1, whose amino-acid sequence MCQNTQCLLQRTHQGMERKVSLGEDLTHILREFNDALEDFSKGPCESDDLLKQLKEQQTSYDRGLGDSSTSSSQGNSLNTSEENLNQSMASARQHPNAKLGDTRELENYIADLDKVLDGMSGFTIASNYCKYYCKL is encoded by the exons ATGTGTCAGAACACACAGTGCCTGCTACAGAGGACACATCAAGGCATGGAAAGGAAAG TGTCCCTAGGTGAGGATCTTACCCATATACTAAGGGAGTTCAATGATGCCCTGGAGGACTTCTCAAAGGGTCCTTGTGAGTCTGATGATTTGTTAAAACAACTAAAAGAGCAACAGACATCCTATGACAGAGGTCTTGGTGACTCAA GTACGAGTTCTTCACAAGGAAACAGTCTCAACACAAGTGAAGAGAACTTAAACCAATCGATGGCCAGTGCAAGACAGCACCCTAATG CAAAACTTGGGGACACAAGGGAGCTGGAAAATTATATAGCCGATCTGGATAAAGTCCTGGATGGTATGTCAGGATTTACTATTGCAAGTAACTATTGCAAGTACTATTGCAAGTTGTAA
- the LOC121396914 gene encoding regulator of cell cycle RGCC-like isoform X3, translating to MCQNTQCLLQRTHQGMERKVSLGEDLTHILREFNDALEDFSKGPCTSSSQGNSLNTSEENLNQSMASARQHPNAKLGDTRELENYIADLDKVLDGMSGFTIASNYCKYYCKL from the exons ATGTGTCAGAACACACAGTGCCTGCTACAGAGGACACATCAAGGCATGGAAAGGAAAG TGTCCCTAGGTGAGGATCTTACCCATATACTAAGGGAGTTCAATGATGCCCTGGAGGACTTCTCAAAGGGTCCTT GTACGAGTTCTTCACAAGGAAACAGTCTCAACACAAGTGAAGAGAACTTAAACCAATCGATGGCCAGTGCAAGACAGCACCCTAATG CAAAACTTGGGGACACAAGGGAGCTGGAAAATTATATAGCCGATCTGGATAAAGTCCTGGATGGTATGTCAGGATTTACTATTGCAAGTAACTATTGCAAGTACTATTGCAAGTTGTAA
- the LOC108698265 gene encoding regulator of cell cycle RGCC, giving the protein MWAGFQHKHSVVSELMCQNTQCLLQRTQQAMERKVSLGEDLTHILREFNNALEDFSKGPCESNELLRQLKEQLTSYDRGLSDSSTSSSEGSSLNTSEENLNQSMASARQHPNAKLGDTRELENYIADLDKVLDDL; this is encoded by the exons ATGTGGGCTGGCTTTCAGCATAAACACTCTGTAGTTAGTGAGCTCATGTGTCAGAACACACAGTGCCTGCTACAGAGGACACAGCAAGCCATGGAAAGGAAAG TGTCCCTAGGTGAGGATCTTACCCATATACTAAGGGAGTTCAATAATGCCCTGGAGGACTTCTCAAAGGGTCCTTGTGAGTCTAATGAGTTGCTACGGCAACTAAAAGAGCAGCTGACATCCTACGACAGAGGCCTCAGTGATTCAA GTACGAGTTCTTCAGAAGGAAGCAGTCTCAACACAAGTGAAGAGAACTTAAACCAATCGATGGCCAGTGCAAGACAGCACCCTAATG CAAAACTTGGGGACACAAGGGAGCTGGAAAATTACATTGCCGATCTGGATAAAGTCCTGGATG ATCTCTGA